From the genome of Variovorax sp. RA8, one region includes:
- a CDS encoding glycosyltransferase WbuB — protein sequence MKLLVYGINFAPELTGIGKYTGEMVAWLVAHGHEVRVVTAPPYYPDWEVQPGYHAGRYIRHEWQGAQVFRAPLWVPRKVTGAKRLLHLASFAASSVPALLTQWHWKPDVVWVTEPPMFCTPAALAFARLRSAKSWLHIQDYEVDAAFELGLLRGARTRAFVAAAERWLMRRFDRISTISQRMLERARNKGTEDARLVLLPNWADVSGIQPLQGVSPYRAELGIRPDAVVALYSGNMGAKQGLELLAEMALMLKDQPGLEFVFCGNGAGRAALMKRCESLANVRFLDLQPVERLGDFLGLADIHLLPQRADAADLVMPSKLTGMLSSGRPVVAGARPETELGKVTAECGIAVPPDDARSFADAVLALASQPERRRELGLKARAVAEARFDRDAVLAQFERDLLACVAKR from the coding sequence ATGAAGCTGCTCGTCTACGGCATCAATTTCGCACCGGAGCTGACCGGCATCGGCAAGTACACCGGGGAGATGGTGGCCTGGCTCGTGGCGCACGGCCACGAAGTGCGGGTGGTGACGGCCCCGCCCTATTACCCCGACTGGGAAGTGCAGCCGGGCTACCACGCCGGGCGCTACATCCGACACGAATGGCAGGGTGCCCAGGTCTTTCGCGCGCCGTTGTGGGTGCCGCGCAAGGTGACCGGTGCGAAGCGGCTGCTGCATCTGGCAAGCTTTGCCGCCAGCAGCGTGCCGGCCCTGCTCACCCAATGGCACTGGAAGCCGGACGTGGTGTGGGTCACGGAGCCTCCGATGTTCTGCACGCCGGCGGCCCTGGCTTTCGCGCGCCTGCGCTCGGCCAAGTCCTGGTTGCATATCCAGGACTACGAGGTGGACGCCGCCTTCGAGCTCGGCCTGCTCAGGGGGGCGCGCACGCGCGCCTTCGTCGCGGCGGCCGAGCGCTGGCTGATGCGCCGCTTCGACCGCATTTCGACGATCTCGCAACGCATGCTCGAACGCGCGCGCAACAAGGGCACCGAGGACGCACGGCTGGTCTTGCTGCCCAACTGGGCGGACGTCTCGGGGATCCAGCCGCTGCAAGGCGTGAGCCCCTACCGCGCCGAGCTCGGCATTCGCCCCGACGCGGTGGTGGCGCTCTACTCGGGCAACATGGGCGCCAAGCAGGGCCTGGAGCTGTTGGCCGAAATGGCCTTGATGCTCAAGGACCAGCCCGGCCTGGAGTTCGTGTTCTGCGGCAACGGCGCCGGTCGCGCCGCGCTGATGAAGCGCTGCGAGTCGCTCGCCAATGTGCGCTTCCTCGACTTGCAGCCGGTCGAGCGGCTCGGCGACTTTCTTGGCCTGGCCGACATCCACCTGCTGCCCCAGCGTGCCGACGCAGCGGACCTGGTAATGCCCTCCAAGCTGACCGGCATGCTCAGCAGCGGCAGGCCGGTGGTCGCTGGTGCACGCCCCGAGACCGAGCTCGGCAAGGTGACGGCCGAATGCGGCATCGCCGTGCCGCCGGACGACGCCAGATCCTTCGCAGACGCCGTGCTGGCGCTGGCATCGCAGCCCGAACGCCGGCGCGAGCTGGGGCTCAAGGCGCGCGCGGTCGCCGAAGCGCGCTTCGATCGCGATGCCGTGCTGGCGCAGTTCGAGCGCGACCTGCTGGCCTGCGTTGCTAAGCGCTGA
- a CDS encoding polysaccharide biosynthesis tyrosine autokinase, with product MTSSIITKTNPSPASAADEEDLDIGRYIDVLISNKWLIAAITLVVFVIGASYAFLERPVYESNMVIQVEDTEPGGKGILAEAGGLVDVKTPASAEIEIIRSRMIAGQAVEAAKLYIASGPRYVPYIGGWLARRANGLSDPGFLWLDGYVSGTERILVSQFDVPTIMEGGLFTVTAAANNQYTLDYPGMQQLKGTVGTMLKAETPEGPITLQIDQLAGKPGALFNLYRYAKLPTTIGLQSSLVLQERGKNSGIVNVSLQDTDPFKLTRVLNAVGDQYVKQNIERKAAEAQKTLAFLDVQLPLFKKQLEASEEVYNRYRNQKGTVAFSEEAALILGQSVDRQTKLLDAQQRRRELESRFTSAHPAVQTLDSQIAALRSDMGSIQERIKGLPAIQQEAVRMERDVKVNTELYQSLLNNALQLRLVKEGKVGNVRVLDEAVVPSQPVKPNRKVIIAAALALGLFLGIVAAFIRSSFVEQRLRDPHEVEADTGLPVFSTIPLSPSQAAIAKRRLSGATGVRLLAIENPDDPAVESLRSLRTAMQFAMLESPNNRVLISGPTPGVGKSFVTANFAALMAAAGKRTLLIDADLRRGHTHQYFGLQRHGGLSELIAGSLTVQQTVHRQVVPNLDFLATGQLPPNPAELLVSDSFKTMLERLSEQYDLVVIDTPPVLVAADTSTVAAHVGTVLLVARADQSTMGELKESTRRLSMSGKAATGVLLNAMDLGRRTFTPYKYGRYRYTSYNYESILPEEQ from the coding sequence ATGACTTCCTCAATCATTACCAAGACGAATCCCTCCCCGGCGAGCGCGGCGGACGAGGAAGACCTCGACATCGGGCGCTACATCGACGTCCTGATCTCGAACAAGTGGCTGATCGCGGCGATCACCCTCGTCGTGTTCGTGATCGGCGCGAGCTATGCTTTCCTGGAGCGCCCGGTCTACGAGTCCAACATGGTGATCCAGGTCGAGGACACGGAGCCCGGGGGCAAGGGCATCCTGGCCGAAGCCGGAGGCCTGGTGGACGTGAAGACGCCGGCGAGCGCCGAGATCGAGATCATCCGCTCGCGCATGATCGCAGGCCAGGCGGTGGAGGCCGCGAAGCTCTACATCGCCTCCGGACCCCGCTATGTGCCCTACATCGGCGGCTGGCTGGCGCGCCGCGCCAACGGCCTTTCGGACCCGGGCTTCCTCTGGCTCGACGGCTATGTGTCCGGTACCGAGCGCATCCTCGTCTCGCAGTTCGACGTGCCGACCATCATGGAAGGCGGCCTGTTCACCGTGACCGCCGCAGCGAACAACCAGTACACGCTGGACTACCCAGGCATGCAGCAGCTCAAGGGCACCGTCGGCACAATGCTGAAGGCCGAGACGCCCGAGGGGCCGATCACGCTGCAGATCGACCAGCTGGCCGGCAAGCCGGGCGCGCTGTTCAACCTGTACCGCTACGCAAAGCTTCCGACCACCATCGGATTGCAGTCCAGTCTTGTCCTCCAGGAGCGCGGCAAGAACTCGGGCATCGTCAACGTATCGCTGCAGGACACCGATCCCTTCAAGCTGACGCGTGTGCTCAACGCCGTGGGCGACCAGTACGTCAAGCAAAACATCGAGCGCAAGGCCGCGGAAGCGCAGAAGACCTTGGCCTTCCTCGACGTCCAGCTGCCCCTGTTCAAGAAGCAGCTGGAGGCTTCGGAGGAGGTCTACAACCGCTATCGCAACCAGAAGGGGACGGTGGCCTTCAGCGAGGAAGCCGCGCTGATCCTGGGCCAGTCGGTCGACCGGCAGACCAAGCTGCTGGATGCCCAGCAGCGCCGGCGCGAGCTGGAGTCGCGTTTCACTTCTGCCCATCCTGCGGTGCAGACCCTGGACAGCCAGATCGCGGCGCTGAGGTCCGACATGGGCAGCATCCAGGAACGCATCAAGGGCCTGCCGGCGATCCAGCAGGAAGCGGTGCGCATGGAGCGCGACGTCAAGGTGAACACCGAGCTGTACCAGTCGCTGCTCAACAATGCGCTGCAGCTGCGCCTGGTGAAGGAAGGCAAGGTCGGCAACGTGCGCGTGCTCGACGAGGCGGTGGTGCCCTCGCAGCCGGTCAAGCCGAACCGCAAGGTGATCATCGCCGCGGCGCTGGCGCTGGGGCTGTTCCTCGGCATCGTCGCGGCCTTCATCCGCAGCTCCTTCGTCGAGCAGCGGCTGCGCGATCCGCACGAGGTCGAAGCCGACACCGGCCTGCCCGTGTTCTCGACAATTCCGCTGAGCCCCTCGCAGGCCGCCATAGCCAAGCGCCGGCTCAGCGGCGCGACCGGCGTGCGCCTGCTGGCGATCGAGAACCCTGACGACCCGGCGGTCGAGAGTCTGCGCAGCCTGCGCACCGCGATGCAATTCGCAATGCTGGAGTCGCCCAACAACCGGGTGCTGATCAGCGGCCCCACGCCAGGCGTCGGCAAGAGCTTCGTGACGGCCAACTTTGCCGCCCTCATGGCCGCCGCAGGCAAGCGCACGCTGCTGATCGACGCCGACCTGCGCCGCGGCCACACGCACCAGTACTTCGGCCTGCAGCGCCACGGCGGCCTGTCCGAGCTGATCGCGGGCAGCCTGACGGTGCAGCAGACCGTGCACCGTCAGGTCGTGCCCAACCTCGATTTCCTTGCCACCGGCCAACTGCCGCCGAACCCGGCGGAACTGCTGGTGTCGGACTCGTTCAAGACCATGTTGGAGCGCCTGTCCGAGCAGTACGACCTGGTCGTCATCGACACGCCGCCGGTGCTGGTGGCCGCCGACACGTCCACTGTGGCGGCCCATGTGGGCACGGTACTGCTGGTGGCGCGCGCCGACCAGTCGACCATGGGCGAGCTCAAGGAAAGCACGCGACGCCTCTCCATGAGCGGCAAGGCCGCCACAGGCGTGCTGCTCAACGCGATGGACCTGGGCCGGCGCACCTTCACACCCTACAAGTACGGGCGGTACCGCTACACCAGCTACAACTACGAGAGCATCCTGCCCGAAGAGCAGTGA
- a CDS encoding low molecular weight protein-tyrosine-phosphatase, producing MQNVLVVCTGNICRSPMAEAVMAADLPGVQVGSAGLQALVGKPADPTARELLDARGIDIGGHRAQQLSLEMCQRADLILVMDREQRRAVQERYLFAAGKVFRLCEFSDEDVPDPYREDRSLFEHSLQLIESGARQWAQRISRVSS from the coding sequence ATCCAGAACGTCCTCGTCGTGTGCACCGGCAACATCTGCCGCAGCCCGATGGCCGAAGCCGTGATGGCGGCCGACCTGCCCGGCGTGCAGGTCGGTTCGGCCGGCCTGCAGGCGCTGGTCGGCAAGCCTGCGGACCCCACCGCGCGCGAGCTGCTGGACGCGCGCGGCATCGATATCGGCGGGCACCGGGCGCAGCAGCTCAGCCTCGAGATGTGCCAGCGCGCCGACCTGATCCTGGTGATGGACCGCGAGCAACGCCGCGCGGTCCAGGAGCGCTATCTCTTCGCTGCTGGCAAGGTGTTCCGTCTTTGCGAGTTCAGCGACGAGGACGTGCCTGATCCTTACCGGGAGGATCGCAGCCTCTTCGAGCACTCGCTCCAGCTCATCGAATCCGGCGCCAGGCAGTGGGCCCAACGCATTTCAAGAGTATCCAGTTGA
- a CDS encoding polysaccharide biosynthesis/export family protein, with product MGLKRFLLHATLFALAGLLLQACAPLAPGFRSAGNDGAQAVSPSGFSTSEIDPPPPGAITEITPQLIRAQRAAVGNNVPPEVRALVGEPPVYKIGPGDVVSIVVYDHPEIVFSGIPATTVADQASVSPAPGFIVSNTGHMSFPYVGQIKAEGMTVQDLEQTLINRLSRVFKSPQLSVRVNAFRSKRAYIEGEVRTPGLQIFTDIPMTLAEAINRAGGFSGNGDRSAVTLTRDGKTVTLDLMSMAEAGIAPTSIPLRSGDLVMVRSRDERKVTVMGEVNVQTGVVMRNGRLSLNDALTEVGGVNLGTANPRQIYVIRNETDGLSIFHLDARTPTAIAMADGFALRPKDVVYVDPVPLVQWNRVLSLILPTATTATSYRDLGSRSTGGSGR from the coding sequence TTGGGTTTGAAACGTTTCCTACTACATGCCACTTTGTTCGCCTTGGCAGGGCTGCTGTTACAGGCTTGTGCGCCACTGGCCCCGGGCTTTCGTTCGGCGGGCAACGACGGTGCCCAGGCTGTTTCGCCTTCGGGCTTTTCCACCTCGGAGATCGATCCGCCACCTCCGGGCGCGATCACCGAGATCACGCCCCAGCTGATCCGGGCGCAGCGCGCCGCTGTCGGCAACAACGTGCCCCCCGAAGTACGGGCGCTGGTGGGTGAGCCGCCGGTTTACAAGATCGGTCCTGGCGATGTGGTGAGCATCGTGGTCTATGACCATCCGGAAATCGTGTTCAGCGGAATCCCTGCGACGACCGTGGCCGATCAGGCGAGCGTGTCGCCGGCGCCCGGCTTCATTGTGTCCAACACGGGCCACATGAGCTTCCCCTACGTGGGCCAGATCAAGGCCGAAGGCATGACGGTCCAGGACCTGGAGCAAACGCTGATCAACAGGCTGTCCCGGGTATTCAAGAGCCCGCAGCTGAGCGTGCGCGTGAACGCCTTCCGCAGCAAGCGTGCCTACATCGAAGGTGAAGTCCGCACGCCCGGCCTGCAGATCTTCACTGACATCCCCATGACCCTGGCCGAAGCGATCAACCGCGCGGGCGGGTTCTCGGGGAACGGGGACCGCTCTGCCGTGACCCTGACCCGCGATGGCAAGACCGTCACGCTCGACCTCATGTCCATGGCCGAGGCAGGCATCGCGCCGACCAGCATCCCGCTGCGGTCGGGCGACCTGGTGATGGTGCGCAGCCGCGATGAACGCAAGGTCACCGTCATGGGTGAGGTGAACGTGCAGACAGGCGTGGTGATGCGCAACGGCCGGCTCAGCCTGAACGACGCGCTGACCGAAGTCGGCGGCGTCAACCTCGGTACCGCCAACCCGCGCCAGATCTACGTGATCCGCAACGAGACGGATGGCCTGTCGATCTTCCACCTGGACGCCCGCACCCCCACGGCGATCGCGATGGCGGACGGCTTCGCCCTCAGGCCCAAGGACGTGGTCTACGTCGACCCGGTGCCGCTGGTCCAGTGGAACCGCGTGCTCAGCCTGATCCTTCCGACCGCCACGACCGCGACCTCCTATCGCGATCTGGGCTCGCGCAGCACCGGTGGGAGCGGCAGATAG
- a CDS encoding heme biosynthesis HemY N-terminal domain-containing protein yields the protein MRAALWLLALFGIAAAVALFAGNNQGTVTVFWPPWRVDLSLNLTLLILLVAFGLLHVALRALSALFSLPRQARQWRLQQKERSLHAALLDALAQQLAGRFSRSRKAAQAALSQERALAALDARLPQAQQIRVLSHLLAAESAQALQDRAARDAHLQQALNESADRAVLASPETREGVQLRAARWALDDRDAPAALARLEELPQGAQRRTLALRLRLKAARQDRRTQEALETARLLAKHRAFSDAAAQSIVRGLATELLSGAHDSNQLLRAWSELEGGEREMPEVAIHAAQRMVALRGDLTLARAWLLPVWERMIEQPRSLHESLRVKLVRALEAGLDSVDADWLARIESAQRNNPRDANLQYLAGMACMKRQLWGKAQQLLTHAGLALQDPVLHRRAWQALAELAEARDDANQASAAWKRAAQIETP from the coding sequence ATGCGCGCAGCACTGTGGCTCCTGGCCTTGTTCGGCATCGCGGCGGCGGTGGCGCTGTTCGCCGGCAACAACCAGGGCACGGTGACCGTTTTCTGGCCGCCGTGGCGGGTTGACCTCTCACTCAACCTCACGCTGCTGATCCTGCTGGTGGCCTTCGGGCTTCTGCACGTGGCCTTGCGTGCGCTGTCTGCGCTGTTCTCCCTGCCGCGGCAGGCACGCCAATGGCGGCTGCAACAGAAGGAGCGCTCCTTGCATGCGGCGCTGCTGGACGCCCTCGCGCAACAGCTGGCCGGCCGCTTCTCGCGCTCGCGCAAGGCGGCGCAGGCGGCGCTGTCGCAGGAGCGGGCCTTGGCCGCGCTGGATGCAAGGCTGCCGCAGGCTCAGCAGATCCGCGTGCTGTCGCACCTGCTCGCCGCGGAGAGCGCCCAGGCCCTGCAGGACCGGGCCGCGCGCGATGCACACTTGCAGCAGGCGCTCAACGAGAGCGCCGACCGCGCCGTGCTCGCCAGCCCCGAAACCCGCGAAGGCGTGCAGTTGCGCGCAGCCCGCTGGGCGCTCGACGACCGCGACGCGCCTGCTGCGCTGGCCCGGCTGGAGGAGCTTCCGCAGGGTGCGCAGCGCCGCACGCTGGCCCTGCGCCTGCGGCTCAAGGCGGCGCGCCAGGACCGGCGCACGCAGGAGGCGCTCGAGACCGCGCGCCTGCTGGCCAAGCATCGCGCCTTCTCCGATGCCGCGGCGCAGAGCATCGTGCGCGGCCTGGCGACCGAGCTGCTCTCGGGCGCGCATGACTCCAACCAACTCCTGCGGGCCTGGAGCGAGCTCGAGGGCGGGGAGCGCGAGATGCCCGAGGTCGCGATCCATGCGGCGCAGCGCATGGTCGCACTGCGCGGCGACCTCACGCTCGCGCGCGCTTGGCTGCTGCCGGTGTGGGAGCGCATGATCGAGCAGCCTCGCAGCCTGCACGAATCGTTGCGCGTGAAGCTGGTGCGGGCGCTGGAGGCCGGTCTCGATTCGGTCGATGCCGACTGGCTGGCACGCATCGAATCGGCGCAGCGCAACAATCCGCGGGACGCCAACCTGCAGTATCTCGCCGGCATGGCGTGCATGAAGCGTCAGCTCTGGGGCAAGGCGCAACAACTGCTCACGCATGCCGGTCTGGCGTTACAAGATCCAGTTTTGCACCGCCGGGCTTGGCAAGCGTTGGCAGAACTCGCCGAAGCTCGCGACGACGCTAATCAGGCTTCTGCTGCCTGGAAGCGCGCTGCACAGATCGAAACCCCCTGA
- a CDS encoding uroporphyrinogen-III C-methyltransferase — protein sequence MSDASVLNEPLQEPTARARVPAPLQTAPLPAATLSKILLGLLAAAAVVALVAVLVLWQKVSGMQEQLARQSADAMAQSMEARTLARQAQETVRDTAARLALNETRVAEVALQRSQLEELMQSLSRSRDENLVVDIEAAVRLALQQAEVTGNVQPLLAALKAGDLRIARAAQPRLAPLQRAMQRDVGRLQAGATAESGETLRKLDDLVRMVDELPPLNAVATRGAGLNPWQAEPMPVDAPWWQRALLMVRNEARALLRVGRIDRPEAVLLSPDQTFFLRENLKLQLLNARLALLSRQFDTARNELATVSASLNRYFDPASRRVQAAATLLQQLQAQIKTSEPPRIDETLAALTTAAAGR from the coding sequence ATGAGCGACGCCTCCGTCTTGAACGAACCCCTGCAGGAACCGACGGCGCGCGCGCGCGTACCGGCACCCCTGCAGACGGCGCCGCTTCCCGCAGCCACGCTCTCGAAGATCCTGCTCGGACTGCTGGCTGCGGCCGCGGTGGTGGCGCTGGTGGCGGTGCTGGTTCTCTGGCAGAAGGTCAGCGGGATGCAGGAGCAACTGGCCCGGCAGAGCGCCGACGCCATGGCGCAGTCCATGGAGGCCCGCACTCTGGCGCGCCAGGCGCAGGAGACGGTGCGAGACACGGCGGCGCGGCTGGCACTCAACGAGACCCGGGTGGCGGAGGTGGCGCTGCAGCGTTCGCAGCTCGAGGAGCTGATGCAGAGCCTGTCGCGCTCGCGCGACGAGAACCTGGTGGTCGACATCGAGGCCGCGGTCCGCCTCGCGCTTCAGCAGGCGGAGGTCACGGGCAATGTGCAGCCACTGCTGGCCGCGCTCAAGGCCGGCGACCTGCGCATCGCTCGCGCGGCCCAGCCGCGGCTGGCGCCCCTCCAGCGCGCGATGCAGCGCGATGTCGGGCGTCTGCAGGCCGGCGCCACCGCCGAGAGCGGCGAGACGCTGCGCAAGCTCGACGACCTGGTGCGCATGGTGGACGAGCTGCCGCCTCTCAACGCGGTGGCCACGCGCGGCGCTGGTCTCAACCCATGGCAGGCCGAGCCGATGCCGGTCGATGCGCCGTGGTGGCAGCGTGCACTGCTGATGGTGCGCAACGAGGCGCGCGCGCTGCTGCGCGTGGGGCGCATCGATCGCCCCGAGGCCGTCCTGCTGTCGCCCGACCAGACCTTCTTCCTGCGCGAGAACCTGAAGCTCCAACTGCTCAACGCGCGCCTGGCCCTCCTGTCCCGGCAGTTCGACACGGCCCGCAATGAACTGGCCACGGTTTCGGCCTCCCTCAACCGCTACTTCGATCCAGCCTCGCGCCGCGTGCAGGCGGCTGCCACGCTGTTGCAGCAGTTGCAGGCCCAGATCAAGACCAGCGAACCGCCGCGCATCGACGAAACGCTGGCCGCGCTCACCACGGCCGCGGCAGGGCGATAG
- a CDS encoding uroporphyrinogen-III synthase, which produces MPASRVIVTRPAREAARWVDALRAAGLDAQALPLIGIAPVADRKDLQAAVQRLGDYAALMFVSAAAVEHFFDGAGAIAAGLRSRCWATGPGTVRALQQAGVPASAIDAPAADAGQFDSEALWAGVHAQVGPGARVLIVRGGDAAGQPAGRAWLSREIVAAGGACDIVVAYRRIPAPFDEAARALAAEGARGEAVWLFSSAESIARLRAAMPGTAWASARAVATHPRIAEAARAAGFGAVRVSSPAPGALVASIESFA; this is translated from the coding sequence ATGCCTGCCTCCAGAGTGATCGTCACGCGCCCCGCGCGCGAGGCGGCGCGCTGGGTCGACGCCTTGCGCGCCGCCGGCCTGGACGCGCAGGCCCTGCCCCTGATCGGGATCGCCCCGGTGGCTGATCGGAAAGATCTCCAGGCGGCGGTGCAACGCCTCGGCGACTATGCCGCCCTGATGTTCGTGAGCGCGGCAGCTGTCGAGCATTTCTTCGACGGTGCCGGCGCCATCGCTGCCGGCTTGCGTTCACGCTGCTGGGCCACCGGCCCCGGCACCGTGCGTGCGCTGCAGCAGGCCGGCGTTCCGGCCTCGGCGATCGACGCGCCGGCGGCGGACGCCGGGCAGTTCGATTCAGAGGCACTGTGGGCCGGGGTGCATGCGCAGGTGGGGCCGGGCGCACGCGTGCTGATCGTGCGCGGTGGCGATGCGGCGGGCCAGCCCGCCGGGCGCGCCTGGCTGTCGCGCGAAATCGTCGCGGCTGGCGGTGCGTGCGACATCGTCGTCGCATATCGCCGCATCCCCGCTCCGTTCGACGAGGCCGCGCGCGCTCTGGCTGCGGAAGGTGCGCGCGGCGAGGCGGTCTGGCTCTTCAGCAGCGCGGAGTCCATCGCTCGTCTGCGCGCCGCGATGCCCGGCACGGCGTGGGCGTCCGCGCGTGCGGTCGCCACCCACCCTCGCATCGCGGAAGCCGCGCGCGCCGCGGGATTCGGGGCGGTGCGCGTCTCTTCCCCGGCGCCGGGCGCGCTGGTCGCGTCGATAGAATCCTTCGCATGA
- the hemC gene encoding hydroxymethylbilane synthase: MTNIVIATRESRLALWQAEHVQSLLQQRGHAVSLLGMTTRGDQILDRSLSKVGGKGLFVKELELALEEGRADIAVHSLKDVPMDLPEGFVLACVLAREDPRDALVSPRYPSLEALPQGAVVGTSSLRRVVLLRALRPDLRIEPLRGNLDTRLRKLDEGQYDAIVLAAAGLKRLGLEQRIRAVFEPEAMLPAAGQGALGVEVRADRSDLVSLLAPLASLRDQLATAAERAVSRAMGGSCSMPLAAHARWQDGDRLRIDAAWGDPDGAAQLVRIHAQAEVDDPAQAVALGDAAARLLREAGAH, encoded by the coding sequence TTGACCAACATCGTGATCGCCACGCGCGAGAGTCGCCTGGCCCTCTGGCAGGCGGAGCATGTGCAATCCCTGCTTCAGCAACGAGGTCACGCGGTCAGCCTGCTCGGCATGACGACCCGCGGCGACCAGATCCTCGATCGTTCGCTCTCCAAAGTGGGCGGCAAGGGCCTGTTCGTGAAGGAACTCGAGCTGGCGCTCGAAGAAGGCCGTGCGGACATCGCGGTGCACTCGCTCAAGGACGTGCCCATGGATCTGCCCGAAGGCTTCGTGCTGGCCTGCGTGCTGGCGCGCGAGGATCCGCGCGATGCGCTGGTGTCGCCGCGTTACCCGTCGCTCGAGGCCCTGCCGCAGGGTGCCGTGGTCGGCACCTCCAGTCTGCGGCGCGTGGTGTTGCTGCGCGCGCTGCGGCCCGACCTGCGCATCGAGCCCTTGCGCGGCAACCTCGATACGCGGCTACGCAAGCTCGACGAAGGGCAGTACGACGCCATCGTGCTGGCGGCCGCCGGCCTCAAGCGGCTGGGCCTGGAGCAGCGCATCCGCGCCGTCTTCGAACCCGAGGCCATGCTGCCGGCCGCGGGACAGGGCGCGCTGGGTGTCGAGGTGCGGGCCGATCGCAGTGATCTGGTATCGCTGCTGGCGCCGCTCGCCAGTCTGCGCGATCAGCTCGCCACTGCGGCCGAGCGCGCCGTCAGCCGGGCCATGGGCGGCAGTTGCTCGATGCCGCTGGCGGCCCACGCGCGCTGGCAGGATGGCGACCGCCTGCGCATCGATGCCGCCTGGGGCGATCCCGACGGCGCGGCGCAGCTGGTCCGCATCCACGCGCAGGCCGAGGTTGACGACCCTGCGCAGGCCGTCGCGCTCGGCGACGCGGCCGCCCGTTTGCTGCGCGAGGCCGGCGCGCACTGA